The Erythrobacter aurantius genome includes a window with the following:
- a CDS encoding AI-2E family transporter, whose translation MSEAEPNDTSALEHWSFLLLLAAVSFLLMWVAWPFAAPIMWSALAAIMFQPLYRWSLRKTRGKRNLAASLALTIIFIAVLLPALLIGSLVINEALALVNNFRENPIDIVAWYESIYALLPATLQQLIEDNGWTDVSFLQERLQGILGDSAGMLASQAVSIGSGAFGFFLSFGLGLYVLFFLLRDGGRIGETILHSAPIEREIADLLAERFLGIVRAVIKGSGVVGLIQGALGGIMLAIAGVPSPLLLGVLMAILALIPAVGTALVWAPAGIWLIVVGEVWQGVFVLGAGFLIISSVDNVLRPILVGRDTGIPDWIILITTLGGISLAGFSGIVLGPLVAGLFLASWGILQEQRAEDEEARAKYRARVDVDGRALPPEDDNAADNQPQAAMREG comes from the coding sequence ATGTCAGAAGCCGAACCCAACGACACATCCGCGCTCGAACACTGGAGCTTCCTGCTGCTGCTGGCGGCGGTGTCTTTCCTTTTAATGTGGGTAGCGTGGCCGTTTGCAGCACCGATCATGTGGTCGGCGCTCGCCGCGATCATGTTCCAGCCGTTGTACCGATGGTCGCTCAGGAAAACGCGGGGCAAACGCAACCTCGCGGCTTCACTCGCCCTGACGATCATCTTTATCGCGGTGCTTCTGCCTGCCTTGTTGATCGGATCACTGGTGATCAACGAAGCCTTGGCACTGGTGAACAACTTCCGAGAAAACCCGATCGATATCGTCGCATGGTACGAAAGCATTTATGCCTTGCTGCCGGCCACGCTTCAGCAATTGATCGAGGATAACGGCTGGACCGACGTCTCTTTCCTGCAGGAGCGGTTGCAGGGCATTCTCGGTGACAGCGCCGGTATGCTGGCCAGTCAGGCGGTGTCCATCGGCAGCGGCGCATTCGGCTTTTTCCTCAGCTTCGGCCTCGGCCTTTACGTCCTGTTTTTCCTGCTGCGCGATGGCGGGCGGATTGGCGAGACGATCCTGCATTCCGCGCCGATCGAGCGGGAGATTGCCGATCTTCTGGCCGAACGTTTCCTCGGCATCGTGCGCGCCGTGATCAAGGGGTCGGGCGTAGTCGGTCTTATCCAGGGCGCGCTGGGCGGCATCATGCTGGCGATTGCGGGCGTGCCCTCGCCGCTGTTGCTGGGCGTGCTGATGGCGATCCTCGCCTTGATCCCGGCAGTCGGCACGGCGTTGGTCTGGGCTCCCGCGGGCATATGGCTGATCGTGGTCGGTGAAGTGTGGCAGGGCGTTTTCGTGCTGGGAGCGGGTTTCCTCATCATCAGCAGCGTCGACAATGTCCTGCGCCCGATTCTGGTCGGGCGGGACACCGGGATTCCCGACTGGATCATCCTGATCACGACGCTGGGAGGAATTTCGCTCGCAGGGTTTTCAGGGATAGTGCTCGGGCCGCTGGTGGCAGGGCTGTTCCTTGCCAGCTGGGGCATTTTGCAGGAACAGCGCGCCGAAGACGAAGAGGCGAGGGCAAAATATCGCGCCCGCGTCGATGTCGACGGCAGGGCGCTCCCCCCGGAGGACGACAACGCCGCCGACAATCAACCCCAAGCCGCGATGCGGGAAGGCTGA
- a CDS encoding M50 family metallopeptidase: MVEPGSQAEQVGRLILAGFIVIALPSLPLGTYLIYPFAILTTWFHEMGHGLSALIMGQRFDQLMIFADGSGVAQSAVAHDASPFVHAAIAAGGPLAPSLFGAALILASAHQRLWRPTLWVSAILIFASVIIYVRSAVGYAVLPLIAAGLAVIAWKAPDGVARFTLQFLGILGAMSMLRDWNYLFSESAMIDGREMLSDTGQIEASLFLPHWLWAILLIAVSAVLVGASLKYALAEKRRIRLQPKPPANVLQFRRTPRDK, encoded by the coding sequence ATGGTGGAGCCGGGCAGTCAGGCGGAGCAGGTCGGCCGCCTGATCCTTGCCGGTTTCATCGTGATCGCGCTGCCCTCGCTGCCGCTCGGCACCTATCTGATCTATCCCTTCGCGATCCTGACAACGTGGTTTCACGAGATGGGCCACGGGCTCAGCGCGCTGATCATGGGCCAGCGGTTTGATCAGCTGATGATTTTCGCCGACGGTTCGGGGGTTGCGCAAAGCGCGGTGGCGCATGACGCATCGCCATTCGTCCATGCCGCGATTGCCGCGGGCGGACCGCTCGCGCCGAGCCTGTTCGGCGCCGCTCTGATCCTCGCGAGCGCGCATCAGCGGCTGTGGCGGCCAACCTTGTGGGTGAGCGCGATCCTGATCTTCGCCTCGGTCATCATCTATGTCCGCTCGGCCGTGGGCTATGCCGTGCTGCCGCTGATCGCGGCGGGGCTGGCGGTGATCGCGTGGAAGGCTCCGGACGGGGTGGCGCGCTTCACGCTGCAATTCCTCGGTATCCTTGGCGCGATGAGCATGCTGCGCGACTGGAACTACCTGTTTTCGGAAAGCGCCATGATCGACGGGCGCGAGATGCTGTCCGACACCGGCCAGATCGAAGCCTCGCTTTTTCTGCCGCACTGGTTGTGGGCGATCCTGCTGATCGCCGTGTCTGCCGTGCTGGTGGGGGCCAGCCTCAAATACGCGCTGGCGGAAAAACGGCGGATCAGGCTTCAGCCAAAGCCGCCTGCCAATGTCCTGCAATTCCGGCGCACACCACGCGACAAATAG
- a CDS encoding lysophospholipid acyltransferase family protein: MKHNETRNVTLLSRIVNRIILFLYKWKGWKIEGHLPKNLKKYVIAGAPHTSNWDFVFFAGATKHEQVQPNFMGKHTLFQGIMKNFMLDMGGIAVDRTKRANVVEQMQAEFERRNELALVIATEGTRSSDGKWKSGFYNIARAAGVPIVPACADNEKMIISFGEPMIPTGNYGEDLLKLAEWFRSKLPDYERFMVLEQQARDIIAGRNDI, translated from the coding sequence TTGAAACACAACGAAACCCGTAACGTCACGCTGCTTTCGCGGATCGTGAACCGGATCATCCTGTTCCTGTACAAGTGGAAGGGCTGGAAGATCGAAGGGCACCTGCCCAAGAACCTCAAGAAATACGTCATCGCCGGCGCGCCGCATACGTCCAACTGGGATTTCGTGTTCTTTGCGGGCGCGACCAAGCATGAACAGGTGCAGCCCAATTTCATGGGCAAGCACACGCTGTTTCAGGGGATCATGAAGAACTTCATGCTCGACATGGGCGGCATCGCGGTGGACCGGACGAAGCGCGCCAATGTCGTCGAGCAGATGCAGGCCGAATTCGAGCGCCGCAACGAATTGGCGCTGGTGATCGCCACCGAAGGAACGCGGTCTTCGGACGGGAAGTGGAAATCGGGGTTCTACAACATCGCCCGCGCGGCGGGTGTGCCGATCGTCCCGGCATGCGCCGACAATGAAAAGATGATCATCAGTTTCGGCGAACCCATGATCCCGACGGGCAATTACGGCGAAGACCTGCTCAAGCTGGCCGAATGGTTCCGCTCCAAACTGCCCGATTACGAGCGGTTCATGGTGCTGGAACAACAGGCGCGCGATATCATTGCGGGGCGCAACGACATCTGA